The Nocardioides conyzicola genome has a segment encoding these proteins:
- a CDS encoding acyl carrier protein, which produces MATTEEIRADLAEIVNEVAGIDADDVQLDKSFVDDLDVDSLSMVEVVVAAEEKFGVSIPDDEVKNLKTVGDAVAFIERAQA; this is translated from the coding sequence ATGGCTACCACCGAAGAGATCCGCGCCGACCTCGCCGAGATCGTCAACGAGGTCGCCGGCATCGACGCCGACGACGTCCAGCTCGACAAGTCCTTCGTCGACGACCTGGACGTGGACTCGCTGTCCATGGTCGAGGTCGTCGTCGCCGCCGAGGAGAAGTTCGGCGTCTCGATCCCGGACGACGAGGTCAAGAACCTCAAGACCGTGGGCGACGCCGTCGCCTTCATCGAGCGCGCGCAGGCCTGA